In Penaeus monodon isolate SGIC_2016 chromosome 26, NSTDA_Pmon_1, whole genome shotgun sequence, the following are encoded in one genomic region:
- the LOC119590121 gene encoding uncharacterized protein LOC119590121, with protein MDWNGIILIMVVGVTIGMETDDCPGDGRFPDSSICGAYVDCVPDGNGGYDIIKGDCGGFLYNTTSKSCSNDSMCVLSRHTRSVFPEFNPYSYLCEAQPDGFLCANCKTQVMCVQGQAFVRHCTEGDFCLGKTEFGGGVCYPGAPLQCTCEKPHEFRVDYYDPQRFFACKDAYSEPVAYKCLDGMVFDESSSQCLNNAGFPPCTVSGTFANPNNCGEYYTCIALRHGYLQRFSMCSNNTLFNEKTQTCEDPCIIS; from the exons ATGGACTGGAACGGAATAATACTGATT ATGGTTGTGGGAGTCACCATTGGCATGGAAACAGACGACTGTCCAGGGGACGGGAGGTTTCCTGATTCAAGTATCTGTGGTGCTTATGTAGATTGTGTACCCGACGGAAACGGCGGCTATGATATAataaagggtgattgtggaggctTCCTGTACAATACCACCTCCAAGAGTTGCTCTAATGACAGCATG TGTGTTCTCTCGCGTCACACCCGGAGTGTTTTCCCAGAATTCAATCCATATTCGTATCTGTGTGAAGCCCAGCCTGATGGTTTTCTGTGTGCAAATTGCAAGACTCAGGTCATGTGTGTGCAGGGACAAGCCTTTGTTCGTCACTGTACTGAGGGTGACTTTTGTTTAGGTAAAACAGAGTTTGGAGGAGGCGTGTGCTATCCAGGTGCCCCTTTACAGTGCACATGTGAAAAGCCTCATGAATTTCGTGTGGATTATTATGACCCACAAAGGTTCTTCGCTTGCAAAGATGCTTATTCTGAACCAGTTGCCTATAAATGTTTGGATGGAATGGTATTTGATGAATCTTCTTCACAGTGTCTGAACAATGCTGGATTTCCACCATGCACCGTATCTGGAACTTTTGCCAACCCAAATAATTGTGGTGAATACTATACATGCATTGCCTTGAGACATGGGTATCTTCAAAGGTTTTCTATGTGCAGTAATAATACTTTGTTCAATGAGAAGACGCAAACATGTGAAGATCCTTGTATTATCAGTTGA